The genomic DNA CTATCAATACAGGAAAAACTGGCAAACAAACACTGTATCGTTTAAGCGATAGCTATACACGTTTTTATTTAAAATACATTGAACCCAATCGCCTCAAAATCGATCAGAATACTTATCAAGGTTTGAACCTCGAACAGCTACCCAACTGGCCCAGTATATTGGGGTTACAAGTTGAAAATTTGTTACTTGAAAATCGACCTTTACTATTAAAATATTTGGGTATTATGAATGCCTATATTATTGCCAATAATCCTTACTGGCAGCGACCCACTTTAAAAAAGAAAGGCTGCCAAATTGATTATTTAATCCAAACCCGCACTCATAATTTATTTGTTTGTGAATTTAAATTTAAAGGCAATGAAATCGGTATTGAAATTATTGATGAAATGCGTGATAAAATTAGCCGACTTTATTTTCCTCGCGGCATGGCGGCCGTCCCTGTGTTATTTCACTTAGGTGACGTTTCTGCCTCCGTGTATGATCAACAATATTTTTATCGCATTATCGATATTGGAGAATGGATTCAATAATTATTCATGTCGCATCAACGGAAACAAAATCACATCACGAATCGACGGTGAATTAGTTAATAACATCGTCAAGCGATCAATCCCAATCCCCTCGCCTGCTGTTGGCGGCAATCCGTGTTCCAATGCGCGCACATAATCCTCATCATAAGGCATGGCTTCATCATCGCCAGCGGCTTTATCTTGCACTTGTTTTTGGAAACGTTCTGCTTGGTCTTCATAGTCATTTAACTCAGAAAAACCATTGGCAATTTCTCGTCCCCCGATAAAAAGCTCGAATCGATCGGTGATAAAAGGATCCTGATTATTGCATCTTGCCAACGGTGAGACTTCCGCTGGATATTCAGTAATAAACGTCGGTTGAATCAACAGATGCTCAGCAGTAGCCTCAAAAATCTCTATTTGAATTTTTCCTAATCCATAACTCGGCTGTAATTTAATTTTTAAATTTTTAGCGATAGATTTAGCTTTCTCTAACTCATCTAAATCACTCATTTTTACATCAGGATTAAAATGCACGATAGCATCTTTCACTGTCATTCGCGCAAATGGTTTTGAAAAATCGATATGATGCTCTTGATAGTCAATCGCTGTATTTCCGCAGACTTGCAGCGCTAATCTTTTAAATAATTCTTCAGTCATGTCCATTAATTCTTTATAATCGGCATACGCTTGATAAAATTCCAACATGGTGAACTCTGGATTATGCCGTGTTGATAACCCTTCGTTTCTAAAGTTGCGATTAATTTCAAATACGCGCTCCATTCCACCAACGACTAATCGTTTCAAATAAAGCTCAGGGGCAATACGTAAATATAGCTCCATATCTAATGCGTTATGATGAGTAACAAAAGGCTTAGCCAATGCGCCGCCAGCAATCGCGTGTAACATCGGTGTCTCTACTTCAATATAACGACGCTCAGTCAAAAACTGACGAATACCATTGATAATGTTTGAACGCGCTTCAAATACTTTACGTGACTCTTCATTTACCATAATATCTAAATAACGTTGACGATAGCGCGATTCGATATTCGTCAAGCCATGAAATTTATCCGGTAATGGGCGCAATGATTTTGTAAGCAACTCTACCGTTTCGACGTGCACGGATAATTCACCGGTTTTAGTAATAAACAAAAAACCAGTCGCGCCTAAAATATCCCCTAAATCCCAATGCTTAAATGTTTCGTACACATCATCAGAAACATCATTTTGACGCACATATAATTGAATATGGCCGGTCATGTCTTGTAAATGAACAAAGCTTGCCTTGCCCATTACACGACGCATCATCATACGCCCCGCGATTTTCACCTGAATTTTATTTTCTTCGAGAGCTTCTTTCGTCAACTCGCCATATTTTTGATGAAGATCTACCGCGAATTCATCACGTCGAAAATGATTAGGAAACGCATTGTCAGAGCTTTGACGCAACTGCGTTAGTTTTTCTCGACGCAAAGCGATTAATTCATTTTCATTGATTTCATTATGTTGATTTTCTAATTCGATTTTGTCGCTCATTGACTATACCCCTGACTTTAAGGTTGTTTCTATAAATTTATCTAACATTTTTCCGCCATCTAACACATCTTGTGTATTACCTGTTTCAAACTTGGTGCGTAAATCTTTAATACGGGAATCATCCAAAACATAAGAACGAATTTGACTACCCCAAGTAATTTCCGATTTACTATCTTCTAATGCTTGTTTTTCTACATTACGTTTTTGTATCTCTAAGTCATACAATTTAGATTTTAATTGCTTCATCGCCTCTGCGCGATTTTTATGCTGTGACCTATCGCTTTGGCATTGCACGACAATATTAGTCGGTATATGGGTAATCCGAATCGCCGAATCTGTTCGGTTGACGTGCTGACCACCGGCGCCACTTGCTCGATAAGTATCAATACGTAAATCTGCTGGATTAATTTCAACCTCAATATCATCATCCACTTCAGGCGTAACAAATACCGCTGCAAACGATGTATGGCGACGATTACCTGAATCAAAAGGCGATTTTCGTACTAAACGATGCACTCCTGACTCTGTACGCAACCAACCGTAAGCAAAATCGCCACTGAATTTAATCGTTGCACTTTTAATGCCAGCAACATCTCCTGGTGAAGCTTCAATGAGTTCCACTGTAAACCCCTGCCGCTCACCCCAGCGCAAATACATACGTAATAACATTTCCGCCCAATCTTGGGCCTCTGTACCACCGGACCCTGACTGAATGTCTAAATACGCCGGTTGCTTATCCATTTTTCCTGAAAACATTCGACAAAATTCTAAGTGTTCTACTTGAGCGATTAAAGGTACAACATCTTCGGTGAGCTCAGCTAATGCCGATTCGTCATTATCCATGGCAATCATTTCCAGTAGATCCAACGACTCTTGCAAACTCTTTTCTAAAGAAGCAATAACATTGACCACACCTTCAAGCTGCACTTTTTCTTTACCCAAAATCTGGGCTTTTTCAGGATCATTCCATAAACTCGGACTCTCTAATTCACGCGCAACCTCTTCCAAACGCTCGGCTTTGGCATCAAAGTCAAAGATACCCCCTAAGGCCGGCGGTGCGCTGCATAAGGTCTTGAATGCTGTATTTAAGCGGATTGGTTTCGATAGTCATAAAAAAAACGTATTTAAGATATAGGTCCGCTAGTATACAGGAGTTTGGCGTTTCGTGAATGACCAGACCTAAATTAGCTAGGGCTGATTGACAATAATACTCTTATTTGCAACACTTTGTGTTACAAATAATTTCTTGGGATTGTAATGAGTAAAAGTATGACGACAAGTATTCGTCTCACTCAAGATTTACGCAATCAGTTAGAGCATGCAGCTCAACTTTTACACCATGGGAAAAACTGGGTCATTACCCAGGCACTACAAGAGTATTTTTCTCGCACTCAAATAGTCGAGTTGGCAAAAGAAGCTCGCCGCCAATCATTGTTAGTCGCAAATCAAGACAGCCATGACGAACTTTGGGAAGATAATCAGGACACGTCCGGATGGGAATAGCTCAATTCTATCGTGGTGATATTGTTCTATGCGCATTGCAAGGGGACTACGGCAAGCCATGGCCTGCTGTAGTCGTGCAGTCTGATTTATTTAATTCAACACACCAAAGCATTAGTCTTTGCCCAATGAGTTTACATCTAGTAGAAGCACCACTGTTCAGAGTAAATGTTTCCGTCTCTAAACAATCTGGGTTGCAAAAAGAATCTCAAATTATGGTAGACAAAGTGATGTCTATTAAACGTGATAAAATCACAGAAAAAATTGGGAAATTATCCCAAGCTGAGTTAAGCGGTTTAAATTTAGCACTCAAAACTTGGTTAAGTCTTTAAAATTTTACTCCTGTTAATTCGCACCCCTACTAGTCCCATTTGAACTGCACCTTAATTAGTCCACCGAAGCGCTCTCCATAACCACCCTTCATCGGTCCAAAAGTAAGCCCATAATAATACTGATCTTTTCCGCTCTCTGCATCAACCTTGCAAAGCTTGCCTTTTTTCTTTAATTCTTCCATCCAGGTTTGAAGCGTTCCGACTGGAATACCTAATGACTTAGCCGTATTG from Gammaproteobacteria bacterium includes the following:
- a CDS encoding ATPase; translated protein: INTGKTGKQTLYRLSDSYTRFYLKYIEPNRLKIDQNTYQGLNLEQLPNWPSILGLQVENLLLENRPLLLKYLGIMNAYIIANNPYWQRPTLKKKGCQIDYLIQTRTHNLFVCEFKFKGNEIGIEIIDEMRDKISRLYFPRGMAAVPVLFHLGDVSASVYDQQYFYRIIDIGEWIQ
- the lysS gene encoding lysine--tRNA ligase, with the translated sequence MSDKIELENQHNEINENELIALRREKLTQLRQSSDNAFPNHFRRDEFAVDLHQKYGELTKEALEENKIQVKIAGRMMMRRVMGKASFVHLQDMTGHIQLYVRQNDVSDDVYETFKHWDLGDILGATGFLFITKTGELSVHVETVELLTKSLRPLPDKFHGLTNIESRYRQRYLDIMVNEESRKVFEARSNIINGIRQFLTERRYIEVETPMLHAIAGGALAKPFVTHHNALDMELYLRIAPELYLKRLVVGGMERVFEINRNFRNEGLSTRHNPEFTMLEFYQAYADYKELMDMTEELFKRLALQVCGNTAIDYQEHHIDFSKPFARMTVKDAIVHFNPDVKMSDLDELEKAKSIAKNLKIKLQPSYGLGKIQIEIFEATAEHLLIQPTFITEYPAEVSPLARCNNQDPFITDRFELFIGGREIANGFSELNDYEDQAERFQKQVQDKAAGDDEAMPYDEDYVRALEHGLPPTAGEGIGIDRLTMLLTNSPSIRDVILFPLMRHE
- the prfB gene encoding peptide chain release factor 2 (programmed frameshift); amino-acid sequence: MTIETNPLKYSIQDLMQRTAGLRGYLDFDAKAERLEEVARELESPSLWNDPEKAQILGKEKVQLEGVVNVIASLEKSLQESLDLLEMIAMDNDESALAELTEDVVPLIAQVEHLEFCRMFSGKMDKQPAYLDIQSGSGGTEAQDWAEMLLRMYLRWGERQGFTVELIEASPGDVAGIKSATIKFSGDFAYGWLRTESGVHRLVRKSPFDSGNRRHTSFAAVFVTPEVDDDIEVEINPADLRIDTYRASGAGGQHVNRTDSAIRITHIPTNIVVQCQSDRSQHKNRAEAMKQLKSKLYDLEIQKRNVEKQALEDSKSEITWGSQIRSYVLDDSRIKDLRTKFETGNTQDVLDGGKMLDKFIETTLKSGV
- a CDS encoding type II toxin-antitoxin system PemK/MazF family toxin gives rise to the protein MGIAQFYRGDIVLCALQGDYGKPWPAVVVQSDLFNSTHQSISLCPMSLHLVEAPLFRVNVSVSKQSGLQKESQIMVDKVMSIKRDKITEKIGKLSQAELSGLNLALKTWLSL
- a CDS encoding transposase, whose amino-acid sequence is MKRKVRRYTKEFKQEAVHLALNSNSVANTAKSLGIPVGTLQTWMEELKKKGKLCKVDAESGKDQYYYGLTFGPMKGGYGERFGGLIKVQFKWD